One genomic segment of Cygnus olor isolate bCygOlo1 chromosome 20, bCygOlo1.pri.v2, whole genome shotgun sequence includes these proteins:
- the ADORA2B gene encoding adenosine receptor A2b gives MDTLKTTYIVLELIIAVLSIAGNVLVCWAVAINSTLKNATNYFLVSLAVADIAVGLLAIPFAITISIGFQVDFHSCLFFACFVLVLTQSSIFSLLAVAIDRYLAIKIPLRYNSLVTGKRARGLIAVLWLLSFAIGLTPLMGWNKAMSGCPNSTNETGPDSGAEHHGCFISCLFENVVTMSYMVYFNFFGCVLLPLVIMLGIYIKIFIVACKQLHQIELMGNSRTTLQKEVHAAKSLAIIVGLFAFCWLPLHILNCITHFHEEFSKSKPEWVMYMAIILSHANSVINPIIYAYRIRDFRYTFRKIISKILCKTDDFPKCTTDNKQHLTVTNANTPAAPGTL, from the exons ATGGACACTCTGAAAACCACCTACATCGTGCTGGAGCTCATCATCGCCGTGCTGTCCATCGCCGGCAACGTGCTCGTGTGCTGGGCCGTGGCCATCAACAGCACGTTGAAGAACGCCACCAACTATTTCCTGGTGTCGCTGGCCGTGGCCGATATCGCCGTGGGCTTGCTGGCCATCCCCTTCGCCATCACCATCAGCATCGGCTTCCAGGTGGATTTTCACAGCTGCCTCTTCTTCGCCTGCTTCGTGCTGGTGCTGACCCAAAGCTCCATCTTCAGCTTGCTGGCGGTGGCCATCGACAGATACCTGGCCATCAAGATCCCGCTGAG GTATAACAGTCTGGTGACTGGGAAGAGGGCAAGAGGCCTCATCGCTGTGCTGTGGCTCCTGTCCTTCGCAATCGGGCTGACTCCGCTTATGGGCTGGAATAAAGCCATGAGCGGTTGTCCCAACTCCACCAACGAGACGGGGCCTGACTCCGGGGCAGAACACCATGGCTGCTTCATCTCGTGCCTCTTTGAGAACGTGGTGACTATGAGCTACATGGTGTACTTCAACTTCTTTGGCTGCGTGCTGCTTCCACTCGTCATCATGCTGGGAATCTACATTAAGATATTTATTGTTGCCTGCAAACAGCTGCATCAGATCGAGCTGATGGGCAACTCCCGGACCACACTGCAGAAGGAGGTCCACGCAGCCAAGTCTCTGGCCATCATTGTGGGACTTTTTGCCTTCTGTTGGCTGCCCCTGCATATCTTGAACTGCATCACTCACTTCCATGAGGAGTTCTCCAAATCCAAGCCCGAGTGGGTGATGTACATGGCCATCATCCTCTCGCATGCCAACTCTGTCATCAACCCCATCATCTATGCCTACAGGATCAGGGACTTCCGCTACACCTTCCGCAAAATCATTTCCAAGATCCTCTGTAAGACGGACGACTTCCCCAAGTGCACCACTGACAACAAGCAGCACCTGACTGTCACCAACGCTAACactccagcagcccctgggaCCCTCTGA